The genomic interval TCTAAAAAGAAGAGAATTATAATTGTAAAATGGAAAAACAAACTAATATCCTTTACAAATAAAAAAGAAGAGTAGACTTTTCACATCTACTCTTGCTTGGTAGGTACAGAAGTCTGTTACGGCTTCAACACCAATGCAAAGATAAATACTTTTTTTTGAAAAGCAATATGTCAGCCCCCAATTTACAACAAGAAGTACAAAAAAAAAAGATAAAGACTGATGCCGAAAAAGATGAGATTCGTAAACGTTGGTAAGATAGGAAATTGGAAAAAGACATCAACAGGAGATTAACAATTCATCCAGAAGCAAATAAGTCCGAACTACTAGATAATGTGAGAGCTGCAAAAAGTATCTTAAAGTCTTTCCCTAACACAAAAATCTACATTAGAGGACACATTTTAAAAGACGGTGTTAAAAATCCAGAATATCTAATAGATGGACTTCTTGCAGATAGAAAAGGTATTAGGGGAGATAGAGGTGTGACTTCAGGGTTTAAGAGCGCTATTTTACAAAATTGTAAAGTTGTTGTTATCGATCTTGATATGCACAAACCGAGGTACAATCGTGCTAAACTTGCACAAAAAATCTTGTGGAGACAAGATGATTTTAAAAGAGGTATTATTGAGAGCTGCTATGTTGTAAAAAATGATAGTGCAGTACTTATCACCGCTGCAGAGATTGAGAAAGGAGAGGAAGCAATCATTTCTAAATTTAAAAAAATGGATCTACAGTCGTAACTATAGATCCAATATAGATGTGCGCAGCTTGAAGTTATCGCGCCTGTTAAGCACCTCCATCTATTTTGCATAAAGGTAAATATAATTTTAGAACAATCAAAATGTCAGCCCCAAATTTACAACAAGAGGTCCAAAAAAAACTGCAAGAACTCCTCCGTCTGACCAACAGAGTACTACCTGTAAAGGTAGGCAGGGCTGTCCGAGATAGTGTGCGAGAGAACTTCCGAAAGGGAGGTTTCTACGGCACACCCTGGCAATTTGTGTAACTATATCAGAAACTACATTATAAACCAAATTTCATTCTAATGTAATTAATAAGTTTTTGCAAAGGTTTATGCTCCAAAATCAGAATATTTTCTCCTGAAGCTATATACAAAAGTTCACATTCAGAGCAAATACCTGTACTATGAACACGGTCCAGTTTATCAAGAACTAGTATAGGACCATCGGAATGCATATCCCAGACAGAAACAACTTTGCGATTTGCAATTAGCAGCAAGGTTGAATCTGATGAGAATTTCAAAAACGACGAAGTCTCATCGTATTCATAATCAATATCTCTTGAAGATATCAATGATTTATTTTTAAGATTATAAATATTAATCTGTTTATCAGAATGAACAGCAAGAAACTGATAATTTGGGGATACCACATGTGCCATCTTATATGGTTCTATGTCAATAGGGAATTCATTCACCTCAACCTGATTAGATTCATTTACAAAAACATCTCCCCATGGTTTAAACTTACTTCCGCAATAATGGTGAGAGACGTATGATTTTGTTTCCAAATCCCATAAGCA from Bacteroidales bacterium carries:
- a CDS encoding WD40 repeat domain-containing protein; its protein translation is MLVSVSSDDCTIILWCTATYEQIETIPKYINPEIREDDCKPLYARFSHNDKKILIRYKYFVCLWDLETKSYVSHHYCGSKFKPWGDVFVNESNQVEVNEFPIDIEPYKMAHVVSPNYQFLAVHSDKQINIYNLKNKSLISSRDIDYEYDETSSFLKFSSDSTLLLIANRKVVSVWDMHSDGPILVLDKLDRVHSTGICSECELLYIASGENILILEHKPLQKLINYIRMKFGL